The genomic window TCCAATGTATGATTTTGGTATCTGGGAGGCCTATGCGGCTGTGCTTGGGAACTTCTTCCATATAGAAGGGGTCACATTGATGCACTTTGTTTTTGTTCCTTGGCTCCTCTTACTTTCGACATCAGCTTATCTTTTTTTAGGACGAACACTTTTTCAAGGCGATCGAACAAAAGGAAATTATTTTTATTTCTTGTTGTCTGTTTTTCATCTTATGGGAGGCAATGCAGTTTTTTCACAGGGCAGCTTCTTGTTATCGAGAATATGGCAGGGAAAAGCAGTCTATCTACATGTCGTTTTGCCTCTACTAATGGCTGCTTTATTAAGCTGTATTGTTGATAAGCAGGAAGAAGAGAAATGTTTGCTGGAGCGATATCTTTTTGTCCCTCTACTTGTATGTATCTTGGCTGGTGCGGCATTAAATCCGACCAGTTTGTATGTACTTGGCTTTCAGCTAGCGGCAATGTTGCTGGTGGTTGCGGTCTATAAAAGAAAAATACGTCTTTTATGGCATGCCCTTCCAGCTATTTTTACAGTTGGTTTGTTTACCCTGTTGATTTATTTTAGAGCCAGTCGTTTTGATGGTCAAATAGAAGCGGCTTCTGGTACAGGAGACGCGTTTGTTTTTCGTGTATTTGAAAATTTTTTTGGTAGTGGTATGTTATACTTTGTTTTGTATATTTTGGCTGTGCTGATCATTCTTGTGCTAGGGAATGCCCGAGCGAAAATCAGTTTTGTTTTTACACCATTGATTTTGTTCCTCAGTATCTGGAATCCGATAACCGGTAAAATCGTTGCTGAGACGTTGACCAAAGCTCCGTCCTATTGGCGTGTCTTTTGGTTATTGCCAGTCGGCTTGGCTATCAGCTATGCTGTTGTTTTAGTAGCATCGCGTGTAAAATATAACAGTGTCGGCCTTTTATTAGGCTGCATACTTATAGTTATTCCTGGAACTTGGATGTTTTCAAGTGAAAACAATTTTGTGAGAGCAGCCAATGTTGAACGGATTCCAGAAGAAGTCATAAAGTTCAGTTCTACATTTTTAGAAAAAAATGAGCGGCCGGTCATTTTGGCATCAGACGATTTATCCACAACCTTAAGACAAAAATACAATCAGGTCGAGCTTATTTTCTCAAGACACCAATATATATTGGATTTGTTTACGTATAGAGGGAAAGCGGAAGAAGGCGATGAGCGAACCCGACTGATGAGCTTTTCGAATGGGCATATTGAGGATGAAGCCTCTGTAGTTGAGACGCTTGCCAAATACCCGATTGATTTTGTTATTCTGAAAAAGGAATATGGGAACAGCTGTCAGCTGATGGAGCGTCTGGGTTGGAGGATTGCGGATCAAAGCAGTGACTATAACTTATATAGTTTGGAAAAATAGGCATCTCAATAATAAAAAAGTGATTTACAAAATGAATGGTTGTTCAAAAATAAACGATATTTGAGCTTCTAGAAAGGCGTATAGAATGATTTCAAAAGATTATGTTGGAATAATCATTCCATCTTTGGATCCAGATGACAAGTTTCTTCATTTATTGAAGGATTTGAAAAATTCGGATTTTAATCATATATTTGTGATTAATGATGGCAGTAACGATAGCTACAACGACTATTATCAAAAAGCGGTATCAGACTATGGCTGTGTGCTCTTGACCCACCAAGTAAACTGGGGAAAAGGGCGTGCGTTGAAAACAGCCTTTAACCATATCTTAACGGAGTATCCGGAAATCCAAAGTACAGTGACTGTAGATTCAGATGGGCAGCATCGAATTGAGGATATTGAAAAGTGTTACCAAACATCGATTGAAAATGAAGAGGCTTTGATTATGGGTTGTCGTGATTTTTCAAAAGAGACAAGTGATATCCCGTTTAGAAGTAGATTCGGAAACGTGATGACCTGTAAAGTTTTGAAGCTATTTTGCGGGATTACTTTATCAGATACACAAACCGGGCTTCGCGGAATATCAAGAAGCTTGATGAGAAAATTTCTAACAGTAGATGGTGAACGTTTTGAATATGAAATGAACATGATTTTAGAAACGAAAGAGCAAGGCATTGGAATTGTTGAAGTGCCGATCCAAACGATTTACATAGAAGAGAACGAGACGTCTCACTTCAATCCGTTGAAGGATTCGCTGAGGATTTATTCCTTATTTGCAAAATTCATCTTTTCTTCTGTCTGTTCATTCTTAATAGATATTGCATTGTTTGCTGTTTTTGTCAGGATATTGGCGGGTGTCAGTGACCATTATATTCTCTTTTCAGCTTATTTAGCGCGAGCCATTTCTTCTTTATTCAACTATCAAATGAATAAAACACAAGTATTTAAAGCGGATGATGGCAGTCGCTCACCATTGGTCAAGTATATTTTCCTATGTATCGTTCAGATTGTGGTGTCTTCTTTTGCGACAGAATGGCTGTTTCAGGCGCTGAAAATCGACGTAACTGGAATAAAAATTATTGTCGATGTCTTGCTGTTTTTCATTAGTTTTCAAATACAAAGAAACTGGGTATTTCGAAAAAAAGATAACGTATAATAGGTTTTGAATGATTCTGAAAAACGAAAAGGTCTAAGGCTGGTGTAAGGGCTCAAAAAGTTAGAACAAAAGAATCTAACTTTTGAAGGTCGCTTCATGCCACGTTAGGCCTTTTCTCTATCTTAGAGTTCTTCAATTGTAAAACTTTTGTGAACAAAAAGGTTCTTTTGTGTAAAAGCCTGCAAAAGGCTTATTTTTTTTGGTTAAATAGAGAAGAGAAAATAACTGGAGGTATTTAAACATGAGGGTCTTGATCGTTGAAGATAATCGTGAGTTAGCACTATCTGTCAAAAAAGGTCTGATGAAGGAGAACATTTCTGTCGATGTCGCCTTTACAGGGGCGCAAGGAGAAGAGAAGGCGTATATTACAGACTATGATGCAATTTTATTGGATCTAAATTTACCTGACAAGGATGGACTGTCTATACTGACTTTTTTAAGAGAATCAGGGATCGACACCCCCGTCATTATTGTTACAGCTCGCCATGAAATCGAGGAACGGGCGAAAGGTTTGGATTATGGAGCAGACGATTATTTAGTGAAGCCCTTTGAGCTAGTCGAGCTGATGGCGCGAATCAGAGCCGTGATTCGTCGTTTTTATGGGCGGACATCCCCAAACATTTCAGTGGGACAATTGCTGGTAAATACAATCAAACGAGAAGCAACGATTGCAGGGAATGTTGTTTCACTAAAGCCAAAGGAATTTGATATCCTTCTATATATCGCACAGAAAGCGCCGGCTGTCGTTTCAACAGAGGAAATTGTTGAGCACATTTACGATGAAAGTTTTGATCCGTTTTCTTCTGTTTTGCGTGTCCATATGGCCCGTTTAAAGAAGCAGCTAGCTTCTTCCGCGGGAAAAGAAGTTCTGAAAACAATTCGGGCAAAGGGGTACCAATTATGCGAATGAATATGAAAATCGGAATTGTTATCAGCGCTTTCTCTTTGTTGATTACTGCGGCGATCGTTGGCGGCTTCTACATGTTTCAGCAATCGCTTCGATCTGTTGAAGCAGGGTCTTTCTTAGGCTCCAGTGTGTATGTTATGAGTGATAAGGAAGAAGTAGCTGCGCTTGAAACGGCCCAAATCCGAGTGAATACCGAAGCAATTGTCAGCACCTCTGAGCTGGATGATTTTTACATTCAGTCATTTTCAAAGAACTTACCCTTTATCATTGTTATAGTCTGCAGTATTTTGATTGCTGCTACGTTGATTCTTTGGGTGATATTAAAGCGGATTCAGATGAAACAGACCATTTCGATTATTGAAGAGCTGAAGCGATTGGATAAAAAAGCTTCTTTACACAGTCTTGATAAAGGAATCCAAGAAGCATTGACTGCTTTACGTCAGAATTATGCAGTCAGTCTGGAGGATTACAAACGATTGAGTAGTTATATGACACATGAGCAAAAAAATACGATTGCTGTATTGAAGAGTAATTTGGAGCAACGAATCGGGACAGAAAATGATTTGCGGCTGTTAGATAGACTGACAGATAGTGTTGACGATATTCTGACATTAGCAGGAAACAATGAGGAAGAGGTTGAACAAGTAGACGTTTCCTTGATTTGTGCAGAGGTTTGCGACAGCTATCGCAAGATTTATCCCAAATTGACCTTTTCTTTTTCAGAAGATAAAAATCTGGAAATTTTGGCCAAAGAACGCTGGATTTATCGTGCAGTTTCCAATTTGCTGGATAATGCAGTGAAGTATGGTCAGGATCAGGAAATACATCTGGCTGTAACAGCACTGAAAAATAGTGTGATCATTACTGTCAGGGATCAAGGGGATGGACTTGATAGGGATACACAAGACCAAATCTTTGAGCATAAATATCGTGTGAATGGGTTAAAGCAGGATGGGTATGGTATTGGTCTGTCCGTCGTGAAGCATGTCTGTATGCTGTGTAAAGGGTCTGTCTATGTTGAAAGCCTGAAAGGACAGGGCTCAGCTTTTTATCTGAGTTTTCCGGCAATCAACGAACTTCAGATAACTTCTGTCTGAGTATCAATAGGATAGAAGAGGTTGCTCTAGTAGTTGCTTCTGTAACACTGTTTACCCAGTTTTAAAGGGCTGAGGCACACTAATGCCACAGCCCACTTTAGATAGAGCGTGGAATTTGTCGTCTGTTCCACGTTCATCTGTCAATTAACATTCAGTTAACAATCAATTTGCTAAAGTAAGGTCAGAAAGGAGCCCCCCTGATTATGCAACTCTTGAAACATGCATATTTTAGTCTCAAACATAATAAGCTACAATGGCTGCTCAAATTCCTATTTCTTTTTCTTTACTTGAATCTGGTATTTAGTCTCATTGACAGTATCCATGGGTTAAAAAAAGAGATACAGAAGAGTCAAAGGAATTATGCAGCACAAGTCCAACTGTTTCCTGTTTCCGAACAAGCAGTCCCATTGACCTATCAACAACTCGAAGACTATGGAAAGTCAAAATATGTTGATTGCGTCGAACATGATGGTTTTCTTTATTTAGCGCCGACAGACCCGCAGACAACCGTGCATTCGCAAGAAGAAGTAAGTTCTTCCGTTGGTGGTATGATTCATGTGCTTCCGCAGGCAGAAATAGACAATAAAGTAAAATTGCAAGGTGTCGATCGTTTGAAACTAGGAGCGAACGAATGTCTAATCAGCCAGCAATACGCGGATATGCAGCAAGTCAGCATTGGAGAAACCATTTCTTTTGACAACGGTCAGGCTCAGGTCGATTTTGTTGTCAAGGGGATCTATGACACTGAAGAAACAGAGTCATTTGGTCCTGATATTTACACCACGATTGAAGCGTTAAAGTCTGGAAATCCGGAGCTTTATAAGCAAGTACAATGGTATTCAATTTATCATTTAGTTGATCAGAGCATGTTCGATGATTTTTGGTCGGAGCTAAAGGAAAAAGGTGTAACGGATCAGTATCAGCTTGTTTCAAACGAAGAATACTACCAAGAAGAGACCGTCTTTTTGAGTGAAACATTGAAAAAAAGCGGCTATGGATTACTTGGCGTCGTACTATTGGGGGTTGTCCCACTGTATGCCCTGACAAAGATTTTTAGGAAAAGACAGTTAACCGAAATCGGCTTCCTGTACAGCATGGGAATCAGCAGAATAAAACTAGCAGGAATATATATCGGTAATAACCTCTTACTGTTGCTGGTGACGGGCTGTCTAGCTATGGTTTCAGTGAATGGGTATCTCTCTTCTTTTGCACAATTGTTGCTGAGCAGTACTCAGAAGCTACTTAATGCACAAACGGTCGATTTCTTTTCGACGAATAATTTCAGTGTTGTGACTTCGATTACTGCGCCAATTGCTCCGATTACAGAGATATCTGTGCAATCATCTTTCTCCATTGAAAAAGTTGCGCTGATAATGGTTATCGTCATTATTCTTTCAATTAGCGCAGTGAATGAGATTCGTCGTTTTCAATTAAGCAATCAATTGATGGAGGAGACAGCATGATGGAAGCGATTCGATTTGAACAGGCAAGCTACACAAAAGAAACGCTTGTTTTGGAGCAAGTATCAGCTACTTTTGACAGAGGGAAATCCTATTTGATTTTTAGCGATGCTCGCTTAGAGCTGGGATTATTAACTGCTGTTATGACTGGACTGGAACCCTTGTCCTCGGGAAAGCTTTTCTACTATGGACAGGAGTATACCAAGCATGTACATACAACTCTGCATACTGCAGAAATCGGTGCTGTTTTTCAAAAGTACAACTATATACCGGCATTATCAGCAGAAGAAAATCTTTATTATTACCTTCAAATCAATAAGCAGCCCATGAAAAAAGCAGCGTGTCGAAAATATCTGGCTAGTTTCGGGATTAACGGTGATTCATTGAAGCGTCCATTACAACAGTTGGATCTGTTGATTCAAAAAAAATATTGTTTGGCAAAAGCGCTAGTTTTATCGCCAAAGCTATTGATACTGGATCGCTTGTTATCAACTCTGGATTTTCACAGTCAAGAACAGATTATGATCTATTTGAATAAGCTGGCAAATGAAGAGAAGACTTGTGTCATTTTACTGGAAAGTGAACAATTTTTAGGTAGATATACAGATGAGGTTTGGGGATTAAATCGGGGGAAGCTTTCTTTTATCAAGTGTATATGAAAAGAGGAAGCGACTATGAACTATTTACAACGTGGTATTCGCAGTGTGACGCGCAGAAAAGGGAAATCCTTTATCCTATTTGCAGTTATTTTTATTTTAGGAAATGTTATTGCCGGTGCGATCGCCATTCAGCAATCAACAGAGAACGTGGAGAAAAAAGTCAAGAAGGAACTGGGAGCAACTGCAACAGTTGATCTTGATTACGACAGGCTAATGGAAGAGAGTCCATCGGGTGGTCAAGTACCAGGTGGCCTTTCGGAAGAAGATATCAAGAAAATCGGTAGCTCTCCATATGTAAAAGAATACGATTACAGTACAGGTGGAATGATCCAAGTAAAGGATTTAAAACTTTATCAGATGAACAATGAAGATAGTAATTTTTCAGTAAACATGGGTCAGTTTATACAATTAAAAGGGACGAACTTGACCAGCCCACCTGATTTCTCGGAAAAAAAAGTCGATCTGACCGAGGGAAGGATGTTTACGCAAGAAGATATTGACAGTGACAAACCGGTAGCAATCATTTCAGAAGAACTGGCAGAACTAAATGGTATTGGTGTCGGGGATCAGCTTGTTTTGGACAGTAACCATTACTCATACAATAATGATGGGACTACCTCTGAAGCTATGAAGGGCGATGATCATCCAGTAGAAATTATTGGGTTGTTCAAGCCTCAAACCGTAGAGAAAAAATCGGATGAAAAGTCACAAGATAATATGAAT from Enterococcus sp. 9E7_DIV0242 includes these protein-coding regions:
- a CDS encoding sensor histidine kinase, coding for MRMNMKIGIVISAFSLLITAAIVGGFYMFQQSLRSVEAGSFLGSSVYVMSDKEEVAALETAQIRVNTEAIVSTSELDDFYIQSFSKNLPFIIVIVCSILIAATLILWVILKRIQMKQTISIIEELKRLDKKASLHSLDKGIQEALTALRQNYAVSLEDYKRLSSYMTHEQKNTIAVLKSNLEQRIGTENDLRLLDRLTDSVDDILTLAGNNEEEVEQVDVSLICAEVCDSYRKIYPKLTFSFSEDKNLEILAKERWIYRAVSNLLDNAVKYGQDQEIHLAVTALKNSVIITVRDQGDGLDRDTQDQIFEHKYRVNGLKQDGYGIGLSVVKHVCMLCKGSVYVESLKGQGSAFYLSFPAINELQITSV
- a CDS encoding ATP-binding cassette domain-containing protein; amino-acid sequence: MMEAIRFEQASYTKETLVLEQVSATFDRGKSYLIFSDARLELGLLTAVMTGLEPLSSGKLFYYGQEYTKHVHTTLHTAEIGAVFQKYNYIPALSAEENLYYYLQINKQPMKKAACRKYLASFGINGDSLKRPLQQLDLLIQKKYCLAKALVLSPKLLILDRLLSTLDFHSQEQIMIYLNKLANEEKTCVILLESEQFLGRYTDEVWGLNRGKLSFIKCI
- a CDS encoding response regulator transcription factor — translated: MRVLIVEDNRELALSVKKGLMKENISVDVAFTGAQGEEKAYITDYDAILLDLNLPDKDGLSILTFLRESGIDTPVIIVTARHEIEERAKGLDYGADDYLVKPFELVELMARIRAVIRRFYGRTSPNISVGQLLVNTIKREATIAGNVVSLKPKEFDILLYIAQKAPAVVSTEEIVEHIYDESFDPFSSVLRVHMARLKKQLASSAGKEVLKTIRAKGYQLCE
- a CDS encoding FtsX-like permease family protein, encoding MQLLKHAYFSLKHNKLQWLLKFLFLFLYLNLVFSLIDSIHGLKKEIQKSQRNYAAQVQLFPVSEQAVPLTYQQLEDYGKSKYVDCVEHDGFLYLAPTDPQTTVHSQEEVSSSVGGMIHVLPQAEIDNKVKLQGVDRLKLGANECLISQQYADMQQVSIGETISFDNGQAQVDFVVKGIYDTEETESFGPDIYTTIEALKSGNPELYKQVQWYSIYHLVDQSMFDDFWSELKEKGVTDQYQLVSNEEYYQEETVFLSETLKKSGYGLLGVVLLGVVPLYALTKIFRKRQLTEIGFLYSMGISRIKLAGIYIGNNLLLLLVTGCLAMVSVNGYLSSFAQLLLSSTQKLLNAQTVDFFSTNNFSVVTSITAPIAPITEISVQSSFSIEKVALIMVIVIILSISAVNEIRRFQLSNQLMEETA
- a CDS encoding DUF6077 domain-containing protein — its product is MSGLNVLLIGKTLLFYVIMTGIMYMTGSGVSKIAGITTTKMERVSIGFVAQLALVQFFGWFFMAFRWSMVVFSVLVLLISLFGLLLGFYKQAYKSEKQERNWTDLLPVGMLLVQISLTFLMYRSDADDSFYVSNVTLFQHSPVLNPYDASFGITSLGTVPMYDFGIWEAYAAVLGNFFHIEGVTLMHFVFVPWLLLLSTSAYLFLGRTLFQGDRTKGNYFYFLLSVFHLMGGNAVFSQGSFLLSRIWQGKAVYLHVVLPLLMAALLSCIVDKQEEEKCLLERYLFVPLLVCILAGAALNPTSLYVLGFQLAAMLLVVAVYKRKIRLLWHALPAIFTVGLFTLLIYFRASRFDGQIEAASGTGDAFVFRVFENFFGSGMLYFVLYILAVLIILVLGNARAKISFVFTPLILFLSIWNPITGKIVAETLTKAPSYWRVFWLLPVGLAISYAVVLVASRVKYNSVGLLLGCILIVIPGTWMFSSENNFVRAANVERIPEEVIKFSSTFLEKNERPVILASDDLSTTLRQKYNQVELIFSRHQYILDLFTYRGKAEEGDERTRLMSFSNGHIEDEASVVETLAKYPIDFVILKKEYGNSCQLMERLGWRIADQSSDYNLYSLEK
- a CDS encoding bifunctional glycosyltransferase family 2/GtrA family protein, producing MISKDYVGIIIPSLDPDDKFLHLLKDLKNSDFNHIFVINDGSNDSYNDYYQKAVSDYGCVLLTHQVNWGKGRALKTAFNHILTEYPEIQSTVTVDSDGQHRIEDIEKCYQTSIENEEALIMGCRDFSKETSDIPFRSRFGNVMTCKVLKLFCGITLSDTQTGLRGISRSLMRKFLTVDGERFEYEMNMILETKEQGIGIVEVPIQTIYIEENETSHFNPLKDSLRIYSLFAKFIFSSVCSFLIDIALFAVFVRILAGVSDHYILFSAYLARAISSLFNYQMNKTQVFKADDGSRSPLVKYIFLCIVQIVVSSFATEWLFQALKIDVTGIKIIVDVLLFFISFQIQRNWVFRKKDNV